In one window of Nicotiana tabacum cultivar K326 chromosome 12, ASM71507v2, whole genome shotgun sequence DNA:
- the LOC142167243 gene encoding uncharacterized protein LOC142167243 — MAGEVLSTLYQCMKFEWGCQDIVIHGEWSQSVYLEHAVLFIEGLDGVDFHVVEILQTMKIEKIEHNLGMQSPYRSKMHPDKNYIDPIEIEVWGQHAYCFHVDEDLDGKPWYYEIKRFLQTRDYPENATNGQK; from the exons ATGGCAGGGGAAGTTTTGTCCACCCTCTATCAGTGCATGAAATTCGAGTGGGGTTGCCAAGATATTGTAATTCACGGTGAATGGAGCCAGTCAGTTTATCTAGAACATGCAGTCTTGTTCATAGAAGGATTAGATGGGGTCGATTTTCATGTGGTCGAGATCTTGCAGACCATGAAGATAGAGAAGATTGAGCATAATTTAGGTATGCAGTCGCCATACAGATCAAAGATg catccagataagaattacatCGACCCTATTGAGATAGAGGTTTGGGGTCAACACGCATACTGTTTCCATGTGGATGAGGATCTAGATGGTAAGCCATGGTACTACGAAATCAAAAGGTTCCTTCAAACAAGAGATTATCCAGAGAACGCCACCAATGGTCAGAAGTGA